One part of the Bacteroidia bacterium genome encodes these proteins:
- a CDS encoding FtsX-like permease family protein has protein sequence MLQSYFKLAIRNLIQNKTYSLINVVGLSISLAVFFLMFLWVKDEYSTDQFHEKGDRLYRVKRTVPLENNVLDVINGVSFPLLNAAVEELPEVEAYITLGQSFEDNLRIGDEDFRAQGTFTNADFFESFSYPVLIGDIKQLDEKRESIAISENLAERIFGQKWREKALGEVISILDNGDFSVEAVYADFPSNSSLQNDFYYSFFNYLDKNEWMEEWGNNGMFGALRLVEGANPTRVGEKLQAIFQANISGDEKEGCLLQKYGDHYLYGQFDERAQISGGRIEYVQTFSLAALLLLIISSINFVNLATVIATKRAREVGVRKVLGAHKKTLVGQFMTEAAIITLISVVLALLFARLLLPEVNELSDKLLSMDVRQPIFVIGILLIYFLTTLLTGAYPSFIMSSFRPINVLKSKSNSSGIGSSVRKGLVIIQFALSLMLILGAVVVQNQIQYIHSKNLGISKDNMISIHQDESLTKKYSALKQKLENSMGIEGVSLVGPSPLNIVTSTSGVSWPGKRLDQEHIEFSMVWTAQNFPEVFDIPLVAGSYYREGQKIDTTYIVLNETAISIMGIEEPIGKTIQWWGAPREIAGVVKDFHNRSMHDKIAPTAFLLEQDDAGWMYVKAHEGEMPIALNSVQAAFKEILPDLPLHYDFLLDQYKEMYAAEMLTARLANYFAIISIFISCLGLFGLISFIGQERTKEISIRKVLGASVASIVALLSKDFIKLIAIAILIAFPLGWIFMNKWLESFEYQLPISIWVFTSVAIAALLIAMLTISFQTFKAALSNPVDSLKTE, from the coding sequence ATGCTACAGAGTTATTTCAAATTAGCGATCCGAAACCTGATCCAAAACAAGACCTATTCTTTGATCAATGTGGTAGGACTATCTATCTCATTAGCGGTCTTTTTTCTCATGTTTCTTTGGGTAAAGGATGAGTATAGCACAGACCAATTCCACGAAAAAGGAGATCGTCTCTATCGAGTCAAACGGACCGTTCCTCTGGAAAATAATGTGCTGGATGTTATCAATGGAGTCAGTTTCCCACTCCTAAATGCAGCTGTTGAAGAATTGCCAGAAGTTGAAGCCTATATAACTCTGGGCCAAAGCTTTGAAGATAATCTTCGCATCGGAGATGAAGATTTTCGTGCTCAGGGTACCTTTACCAATGCTGATTTCTTTGAGAGTTTTTCCTATCCCGTCCTTATCGGGGATATCAAACAATTGGATGAAAAAAGAGAATCTATAGCGATTTCGGAAAATCTGGCTGAACGCATTTTTGGTCAAAAATGGCGGGAGAAAGCTTTAGGAGAGGTGATAAGTATTCTGGATAATGGAGATTTTAGTGTGGAAGCAGTCTATGCAGATTTCCCTTCCAATTCTTCTCTTCAGAATGATTTTTACTACAGTTTTTTCAATTACCTCGACAAAAATGAGTGGATGGAAGAGTGGGGAAACAATGGCATGTTTGGAGCTCTTCGTTTGGTAGAAGGTGCTAATCCAACAAGGGTGGGTGAAAAACTGCAAGCCATCTTTCAAGCCAATATTTCCGGAGATGAGAAAGAAGGTTGTTTGCTGCAAAAATATGGAGATCACTATCTCTATGGTCAGTTTGATGAAAGGGCTCAGATAAGTGGAGGTAGAATAGAATATGTTCAAACTTTTTCCCTCGCAGCTTTACTCTTACTCATCATTTCCTCAATCAATTTTGTAAACCTGGCTACCGTAATCGCTACAAAAAGAGCGCGTGAAGTTGGAGTAAGAAAAGTACTGGGTGCTCATAAGAAAACGCTTGTCGGGCAATTCATGACAGAGGCTGCCATCATAACCTTGATTTCTGTGGTATTAGCCCTGCTGTTTGCACGTTTACTACTTCCGGAGGTAAATGAGCTTTCTGATAAGCTGCTTAGCATGGATGTACGGCAACCCATATTTGTGATAGGCATCTTGCTGATCTATTTCCTGACGACTTTGCTAACGGGAGCCTATCCATCCTTTATCATGTCTTCTTTCCGCCCGATCAATGTGCTCAAATCCAAGAGTAATAGTTCCGGGATAGGCTCTTCGGTAAGGAAAGGATTGGTAATCATCCAATTTGCTTTATCGCTCATGCTCATCCTTGGAGCAGTCGTGGTACAAAATCAGATTCAATACATCCACAGCAAAAACCTGGGAATCAGCAAAGACAACATGATTTCTATTCATCAGGATGAATCTCTGACAAAAAAATATAGCGCTCTCAAACAAAAACTCGAAAATTCTATGGGAATTGAAGGAGTGAGTTTGGTGGGACCTTCGCCTTTGAATATAGTTACATCAACCAGCGGCGTATCATGGCCTGGTAAACGGCTGGACCAGGAACACATCGAATTTAGCATGGTGTGGACCGCCCAGAATTTTCCAGAGGTTTTTGATATCCCCCTGGTCGCGGGAAGCTACTACAGAGAAGGACAAAAAATTGATACTACCTACATCGTTCTTAACGAGACAGCTATTTCAATTATGGGTATAGAGGAACCCATAGGAAAAACTATCCAGTGGTGGGGAGCTCCTCGTGAAATTGCAGGAGTTGTGAAAGATTTTCATAATCGTTCCATGCATGATAAGATTGCTCCTACCGCTTTCTTACTTGAACAAGATGATGCCGGTTGGATGTATGTAAAGGCCCATGAAGGAGAAATGCCTATAGCACTTAATAGCGTTCAGGCTGCTTTTAAAGAAATTCTTCCTGATTTGCCCTTGCACTATGACTTTCTTTTGGACCAATACAAAGAAATGTATGCAGCTGAAATGTTGACAGCCAGGCTCGCCAATTATTTCGCAATCATATCCATTTTTATCTCCTGCCTGGGGCTATTCGGACTTATAAGTTTCATCGGACAGGAAAGAACCAAGGAAATAAGCATACGAAAAGTACTCGGTGCCAGCGTCGCTTCTATTGTGGCCCTTTTATCCAAAGACTTTATCAAACTAATCGCGATCGCCATCCTCATCGCCTTTCCTTTAGGATGGATCTTTATGAACAAATGGTTGGAGAGTTTTGAGTACCAACTTCCCATTTCTATTTGGGTATTCACTTCTGTGGCAATTGCTGCACTCCTAATCGCCATGCTTACCATCAGTTTTCAAACCTTCAAGGCTGCGCTTTCAAATCCAGTGGATAGCCTAAAAACGGAATAA
- a CDS encoding helical backbone metal receptor, with protein MKPIYIFLGLTLLISCSDSRRKAIESAPLISRTFTDDQGTEITLKRPARRLVSLAPNITEMIYAIGAEDKLVGRSEACNYPYGVSEIDEVSLSPVLDVNFLLDLQPDLVFTTDESFTREQIDLLRREGLEIYVQSYRSLADIYDRIKDLGEITGAEERANFVADSLAALEARIVDSTQNQVQYGTMMLVGNQPLEIVGDKGILGEILSKSGAKNVYAGIDSAFVHPTEMQALEKQAEFLIIPSTNDQFYANLLVQYPALYNTPADALKQVYVIDPEILYRPGPRILEGLMELTQILHNRLKREVFVE; from the coding sequence ATGAAGCCAATTTATATCTTTTTAGGCCTGACTCTATTAATATCCTGTAGCGATAGCAGGCGAAAGGCAATAGAATCCGCCCCTTTGATTAGTCGAACGTTTACCGATGATCAGGGAACCGAAATAACACTAAAGAGACCTGCCCGGCGTTTAGTATCTCTGGCGCCCAATATCACGGAGATGATCTATGCAATTGGAGCTGAAGACAAATTGGTAGGGAGATCCGAAGCCTGTAATTACCCTTACGGGGTTTCAGAAATAGATGAGGTGAGCCTGAGTCCGGTTTTAGATGTTAATTTTTTACTGGACCTCCAACCGGATTTGGTTTTTACTACAGATGAAAGTTTTACCCGAGAGCAGATTGATTTATTAAGGAGAGAAGGCCTGGAAATCTATGTACAATCGTACCGAAGTCTGGCAGATATTTATGATCGGATCAAAGACCTGGGAGAAATAACAGGAGCAGAAGAAAGAGCCAATTTTGTGGCAGATTCTCTGGCAGCTTTGGAAGCGAGGATTGTAGATTCTACCCAAAATCAGGTCCAGTACGGAACCATGATGTTGGTGGGTAATCAGCCTTTGGAAATAGTTGGCGATAAAGGGATACTTGGAGAAATTTTGAGTAAATCCGGAGCTAAGAATGTTTATGCGGGGATTGATTCTGCTTTCGTCCACCCTACAGAAATGCAGGCGCTGGAAAAGCAAGCCGAATTTCTCATCATTCCCTCTACCAATGATCAATTTTATGCAAATCTTCTCGTTCAGTATCCTGCCCTTTATAATACACCTGCAGATGCCTTGAAACAGGTTTATGTCATTGATCCGGAGATTTTGTACCGCCCCGGCCCGAGGATATTAGAAGGCCTGATGGAGCTAACACAGATCCTGCATAATCGCTTGAAACGAGAGGTTTTTGTGGAGTAG
- a CDS encoding HAMP domain-containing sensor histidine kinase produces MAYRKYKLSLVLRVLILFLSLLALAFAISWLDFQDNLSISLLVLVPLSGICFFSTKNFLRFTIRRFGEMDDFFESIKYRDFSRYFNEKSGAQDIRELRKGFNKVNDTFLQINAEKEAQHLYLQKILELIETGIIAYDTENGNVLWINEAFKKTLNVPSLKWIQFIAERKPELYQKIFKGNHSQGNIISIDNGESMIKIMISSSNFQVKEEAFKLIVIQNIDDPLNQNESEAWKKLLSVMTHEIMNSIAPISSLAGTLRQKIRLALEDSEEHPLEMEDLKLSIESIRSRSEGLMKFAKTYRGLNKIGEPNLKLVPIYPLLENICNLLQPSLDKKNVDLELEIDNPDLKVEIDAYLIEQVLINLLLNAIEACKDVEEPKVKILVEKNTHGKTIIKVADNGNGIPEEIVDKIFIPFFSTKKNGSGIGLSLCKQIMLMHKGRIQLNTREGKGTVISLLF; encoded by the coding sequence ATGGCCTATAGAAAATACAAGCTCAGTTTGGTGCTAAGGGTATTGATCCTATTCTTATCACTGCTTGCCCTGGCCTTTGCCATTAGCTGGCTGGATTTCCAGGACAATCTTTCCATTTCCTTATTGGTTCTGGTACCGCTAAGTGGTATCTGCTTCTTTAGTACCAAGAATTTTCTCCGCTTTACAATCAGGCGTTTTGGGGAAATGGATGATTTTTTTGAGTCAATCAAATACCGGGATTTTTCCCGCTATTTCAATGAAAAATCGGGAGCCCAGGATATACGAGAACTCCGCAAAGGTTTCAATAAAGTTAATGATACCTTTCTCCAAATAAATGCCGAAAAAGAAGCTCAACATCTTTATTTACAGAAAATCCTGGAATTGATCGAAACGGGAATAATAGCCTATGATACGGAAAATGGTAATGTACTTTGGATCAATGAAGCCTTTAAAAAGACCCTCAATGTTCCTTCCCTCAAATGGATTCAATTCATCGCAGAGCGCAAACCTGAACTCTATCAAAAAATCTTCAAAGGCAATCATTCGCAGGGCAATATCATCTCTATTGACAATGGAGAGAGCATGATAAAAATCATGATTTCCAGCAGCAATTTCCAAGTAAAAGAGGAAGCTTTCAAACTGATTGTTATTCAGAATATAGATGATCCGCTTAACCAAAATGAATCCGAAGCCTGGAAAAAGCTACTCAGTGTGATGACCCATGAAATCATGAACTCAATTGCACCTATTTCCTCGCTGGCTGGAACCTTACGACAAAAAATTCGCCTGGCTCTGGAAGATTCAGAGGAACATCCTTTAGAGATGGAGGACCTCAAGTTGAGCATAGAGAGTATCAGAAGTCGGAGTGAGGGATTGATGAAATTTGCGAAAACCTATCGGGGACTCAATAAAATTGGTGAGCCTAACCTCAAGCTTGTACCGATCTATCCTTTATTAGAAAACATTTGCAATCTTTTACAACCCTCTCTGGACAAAAAGAATGTGGACCTTGAACTGGAAATTGACAATCCGGACTTAAAGGTCGAAATAGATGCTTATCTAATCGAGCAGGTCCTGATCAATTTATTGCTAAATGCTATTGAAGCCTGTAAAGATGTTGAAGAGCCCAAAGTAAAAATCCTCGTGGAAAAGAATACCCATGGAAAAACCATCATCAAAGTAGCAGATAATGGCAATGGAATTCCGGAAGAAATTGTAGATAAGATTTTCATTCCTTTTTTTAGCACCAAGAAAAATGGGAGTGGTATTGGGCTCAGTCTTTGTAAACAAATTATGCTCATGCATAAAGGAAGGATACAACTCAATACCCGGGAAGGAAAAGGAACAGTGATTAGTCTCCTTTTTTAG
- a CDS encoding ABC transporter ATP-binding protein — protein MIKVTDLEKYYKTDELQTIALNKLTFEVEKGEFVAVMGPSGCGKSTLLNVLGMLDDSDGGSFIFNGEEVSNYNERKRAYIRKHHIGFVFQSFNLIDQLSVYENVELPLIYTGVKKSERKKRVHELLEKMEIMHRRKHFPQQLSGGQQQRVAVARAVINNPNLILADEPTGNLDSSNGNEVMDLLTDLNRQGATIIMVTHSEHDAKFSHRIIRMLDGQKVTENSLV, from the coding sequence ATGATAAAAGTTACCGATCTGGAAAAATATTATAAAACGGATGAACTCCAGACGATCGCCCTTAATAAGCTAACCTTTGAAGTTGAAAAAGGAGAATTTGTAGCCGTCATGGGTCCATCCGGATGTGGAAAATCTACCCTGCTCAATGTATTGGGTATGCTGGATGATTCTGATGGAGGCAGCTTCATTTTCAATGGAGAAGAAGTGAGCAATTACAATGAGCGCAAGAGAGCCTATATCCGAAAACACCACATTGGATTTGTTTTCCAAAGCTTTAACCTCATTGACCAACTTTCTGTCTACGAAAATGTGGAACTCCCGCTGATTTACACGGGCGTAAAGAAATCCGAGCGCAAAAAGCGTGTACATGAGTTGCTGGAGAAAATGGAGATCATGCATAGAAGGAAGCACTTTCCTCAGCAGCTTTCCGGAGGTCAACAACAAAGGGTGGCTGTCGCAAGAGCAGTGATCAATAATCCTAACCTCATTCTGGCGGATGAGCCAACGGGAAACCTGGATAGTAGCAATGGAAATGAAGTGATGGATTTGCTTACGGATCTGAATCGCCAGGGCGCTACCATTATCATGGTTACCCATAGTGAACATGACGCCAAGTTCTCTCACCGCATTATCCGTATGCTGGATGGACAAAAGGTAACTGAAAACAGCCTCGTTTAA
- a CDS encoding prolyl oligopeptidase family serine peptidase produces MRKYLSIFLLLMFSGLFLQAQLYEAFKAESYKDTKGNELLYRFMQPDELDKGEKYPLIIFLHGAGERGDNNRAQLVHVMKRFVNRDMRAKYPTFILAPQCPKDKGWANLERGRNLSMKENPTDEARMVMELLDEMLEKYPIDPERVYIGGLSMGGFGTWDLLARHPERFAAAFPICGGGDVKQADKYVDIPIWCFHGADDGVVPAELSRKMIQAIREKGGNPIYTEFEGRGHDSWNPAFDQNPFVYDWLFSQRKK; encoded by the coding sequence ATGCGCAAATATTTAAGTATTTTCCTCCTCCTCATGTTTAGCGGCCTTTTTTTACAGGCTCAGCTATACGAAGCTTTCAAGGCAGAGTCTTATAAAGATACCAAAGGAAATGAACTATTGTATCGTTTTATGCAACCTGATGAGCTTGATAAGGGCGAAAAATACCCTTTGATTATTTTTTTACATGGGGCAGGGGAAAGGGGAGATAATAATCGGGCGCAATTGGTGCATGTGATGAAAAGGTTTGTAAATAGAGATATGCGGGCAAAATATCCAACTTTTATTCTGGCTCCTCAATGTCCTAAGGATAAAGGCTGGGCAAATCTTGAAAGAGGGAGGAATTTGTCGATGAAAGAAAATCCCACGGATGAAGCTCGTATGGTGATGGAGCTTTTGGATGAAATGTTGGAGAAATATCCCATCGATCCAGAGCGAGTCTATATTGGGGGGCTTTCTATGGGAGGATTTGGAACCTGGGATTTGCTAGCCCGACATCCCGAACGCTTTGCTGCAGCTTTTCCCATTTGTGGTGGTGGAGATGTAAAACAAGCAGACAAATATGTGGACATTCCGATCTGGTGTTTTCATGGGGCTGATGATGGAGTAGTTCCTGCCGAACTTTCGCGAAAGATGATACAGGCAATCAGAGAAAAAGGAGGCAATCCCATTTATACAGAATTTGAAGGTAGAGGACATGATTCCTGGAACCCCGCTTTTGATCAAAATCCTTTTGTATACGATTGGTTATTCTCCCAAAGAAAAAAGTAG
- a CDS encoding efflux RND transporter periplasmic adaptor subunit produces MDIPIKKKRFTVGRIATIFGGVLLLAFIIYTLNLSGNNSRLNVDSEFLMISDITEGSFQEKIAVSGIVLPITTIYLDALEGGRVEELFVEDGTIMKKGEPILRLSNTDLELSLINQETAVYNLLTQMQISQNAARQNTINRLNQMTDVENALIEAERVFELNTKLFEEKAIGSQEFEESRNNFNYQKQRMDLAREILKEDSISSRQEIAQSKNSYARTQSALALMRKKVGDLVVRAPVEGQLTSLDAEIGQSKVKGERLGQIDVLSGFKVRVDVDEHYISRIYAGQEGTFTFSGKEYRLIIKKVYTQVTNGRFQVDMLFDKEVPEGIRRGQSLQIRLALSAEKEAVLLPKGAFFQKTGGNWVFKLTEDGKMAYRADIQLGSQNTEFFEILEGLQPGDKVITSSYANYGDKEELVLK; encoded by the coding sequence ATGGACATACCTATTAAAAAGAAAAGATTTACAGTCGGAAGGATCGCCACCATATTTGGGGGAGTTCTTTTACTGGCTTTTATCATCTATACCTTAAATCTTTCCGGAAATAATTCTCGTCTGAATGTTGATTCAGAATTCCTCATGATCAGTGATATCACAGAAGGAAGTTTTCAGGAAAAGATAGCCGTAAGCGGAATCGTACTTCCCATTACTACTATCTATCTGGATGCTCTGGAAGGAGGAAGAGTGGAAGAGTTATTTGTGGAAGACGGCACAATCATGAAAAAGGGAGAACCTATTCTCCGCCTTTCCAATACGGATTTGGAACTTAGCCTGATCAATCAGGAAACGGCTGTATATAATTTGCTTACCCAAATGCAAATCTCACAGAATGCGGCCCGCCAAAACACCATCAATCGTCTCAATCAAATGACGGATGTGGAAAATGCCCTGATTGAGGCTGAGAGAGTTTTCGAACTCAATACCAAATTATTTGAGGAGAAAGCCATCGGAAGCCAGGAGTTTGAAGAATCCAGAAATAATTTCAACTACCAGAAGCAGCGAATGGATTTGGCCAGGGAAATCTTGAAAGAAGACTCCATTTCGAGCCGCCAGGAGATCGCTCAGTCTAAAAACTCTTATGCAAGGACCCAAAGTGCGCTGGCTTTGATGCGGAAGAAGGTAGGAGACCTGGTAGTAAGGGCTCCGGTCGAAGGTCAATTGACCTCTTTGGATGCCGAAATCGGTCAATCCAAAGTCAAAGGAGAACGTTTGGGACAAATTGATGTCCTGAGCGGATTTAAAGTACGGGTGGATGTAGACGAGCATTATATCTCTCGCATCTATGCAGGACAGGAAGGAACCTTCACTTTTAGTGGAAAGGAATATCGACTCATCATCAAAAAAGTCTATACACAGGTTACTAACGGGCGCTTCCAGGTCGATATGCTTTTCGACAAGGAAGTCCCGGAAGGTATCCGCCGAGGACAATCCCTTCAAATTCGTTTGGCTTTGAGTGCAGAGAAAGAAGCTGTTTTGCTTCCAAAAGGAGCCTTTTTCCAGAAAACTGGTGGCAACTGGGTCTTCAAATTGACAGAAGATGGAAAGATGGCTTATCGTGCAGATATCCAATTGGGGAGCCAGAATACAGAGTTTTTTGAAATTCTTGAAGGTTTGCAGCCGGGAGACAAAGTAATCACTTCCAGCTATGCCAATTATGGAGACAAAGAAGAACTGGTTCTAAAATAA
- the lepA gene encoding translation elongation factor 4: protein MDHIRNFCIIAHIDHGKSTLADRMLESTSTLTERQMQNQVLDSMDLEREKGITIKSHAIQMYYKKEGKDYTLNLIDTPGHVDFSYEVSRAISSCEGALLVVDAAQGIEAQTISNLYLALEHDLEIIPVLNKIDLPSARIDEVSDEIIDLIGCDLEDIVHASAKNGIGIDDILNRIVDVIPPPKGNPDAPLKALVFDSVFNPYRGTIVYFRVFDGSIAKKDLIQFMATQAEYEVDEVGVLQLKQSPMKRIETGSVGYMVAGIKNLTEVKVGDTITLKENAAESAVQGFQEVKPMVFAGIYPVDTDDFEELRDSLEKLKLNDASLIYQPETSAALGYGFRAGFLGMLHMEIIQERLEREFNMTVITTVPNVGFKAVMTDEAVVEINSPSDLPPLTRIKHLEEPFIKAQIITKADYIGKVMELCIEKRGKFVNQVYLTTDRVEIGFELPLGEVVFDFFDKLKTISRGYASFDYELMGFQPSKLVKLDILLNGDQVDALSALIHRDKAFEFGKSICRKLKELIPRQQYEVAIQAAIGAKIIARETVKALRKDVTAKCYGGDISRKRKLLEKQKAGKKRMRQVGSVEVPQSAFHAVLKLD, encoded by the coding sequence ATGGATCACATTCGCAATTTCTGCATCATTGCTCACATCGACCACGGTAAAAGTACCCTGGCGGACAGGATGTTGGAGTCTACATCAACCCTCACAGAGCGGCAAATGCAGAATCAGGTATTGGATAGCATGGACCTCGAGCGGGAGAAAGGAATTACCATCAAAAGCCATGCGATTCAGATGTATTATAAGAAAGAAGGCAAAGACTATACGCTGAATCTGATTGATACGCCCGGACACGTAGACTTTTCTTATGAGGTTTCCCGAGCCATTTCTTCATGTGAAGGAGCCCTTTTGGTAGTAGATGCAGCTCAGGGAATCGAGGCACAAACCATTTCTAATCTTTATTTGGCACTGGAACACGATCTGGAGATCATTCCGGTTCTCAATAAAATTGACTTACCTAGCGCAAGAATAGATGAAGTAAGTGATGAAATCATTGACCTGATCGGTTGTGATTTGGAAGATATTGTGCATGCAAGTGCAAAAAACGGAATCGGGATCGATGACATCCTGAATCGAATTGTGGACGTAATTCCTCCACCAAAGGGAAATCCGGATGCTCCTTTGAAAGCGCTGGTATTTGACTCAGTCTTCAATCCTTATAGAGGTACTATTGTTTACTTCCGGGTTTTTGATGGAAGCATAGCCAAAAAGGATTTGATTCAATTCATGGCTACCCAGGCAGAATATGAAGTGGATGAGGTCGGGGTGTTACAGCTGAAGCAAAGTCCGATGAAACGGATTGAGACTGGCAGTGTGGGATATATGGTTGCCGGAATCAAAAATCTGACGGAGGTTAAGGTAGGTGATACGATCACCCTGAAAGAGAATGCTGCTGAATCTGCAGTGCAGGGTTTTCAGGAAGTAAAACCGATGGTATTCGCAGGGATTTATCCCGTCGATACAGATGACTTTGAAGAATTGAGGGATTCTTTGGAAAAATTGAAGCTCAATGATGCTTCTTTGATATATCAGCCAGAAACTTCTGCCGCTTTGGGCTATGGATTCCGTGCGGGATTCCTGGGCATGCTCCATATGGAGATCATTCAGGAAAGACTGGAGCGTGAATTCAATATGACAGTTATTACAACTGTTCCAAACGTTGGATTTAAAGCCGTGATGACCGATGAAGCAGTAGTTGAGATCAATAGTCCTTCTGATCTCCCTCCTTTGACACGGATCAAACATCTCGAAGAACCCTTTATCAAAGCCCAGATCATTACCAAAGCAGATTACATTGGTAAGGTCATGGAACTCTGTATAGAAAAGAGAGGAAAATTCGTGAACCAGGTTTATCTGACTACCGACCGTGTAGAGATTGGATTTGAATTGCCCCTGGGCGAAGTTGTTTTTGATTTCTTCGACAAACTCAAAACCATATCCCGGGGATATGCATCCTTTGATTACGAACTCATGGGATTCCAGCCCTCCAAACTGGTAAAACTGGATATACTGCTTAATGGAGATCAGGTTGATGCTTTGAGTGCATTGATTCACCGCGATAAAGCCTTTGAATTTGGCAAGTCCATTTGCCGCAAGCTCAAGGAGCTTATTCCTCGTCAGCAATATGAGGTAGCGATTCAGGCAGCCATCGGTGCCAAGATCATTGCCAGAGAGACCGTAAAAGCCTTGAGAAAGGATGTAACGGCCAAGTGTTATGGTGGTGATATCTCACGTAAACGTAAACTGCTGGAAAAACAGAAGGCTGGTAAAAAACGTATGCGTCAGGTAGGGTCCGTTGAAGTTCCGCAAAGTGCTTTCCACGCGGTCTTGAAACTGGATTAA
- a CDS encoding sigma-54 dependent transcriptional regulator produces the protein MLLKNCNLLVIDDDEDVLTAMSMLFKSQVKEVVTEKNPNKLISILKSKKFDLIILDMNFNRMINTGNEGIYWLNTIKGIDAEVDVVLITAYGDMDLAIKSLKEGASDFFVKPWENEKLVDSIKEILSKKKSDKKEKWKPQANQVQLLGESDLMKDVFFKLRKIAPTDANILILGENGTGKDLIARALHENSLRKDQPFVKVDVGALTPSLFESELFGHKKGAFTDAREDRKGRFEAANSGTLFLDEIGNISLQQQAKLLSVLQNREIIPLGSNTPIPVDIRLICATNVGMEFLSREENFRKDLYYRINTVDILIPPLRERGKDILLLARHFIEVYTEKYLKPSLNLEESFIKKLKSYHFPGNVRELQYVLERAVIMVEGDSLTDSDLVFSPIESPKSSTESDELNLDAVERNTILKVIEKNNGNISKSAKELGITRTALYRRLNKHGL, from the coding sequence ATGCTACTAAAGAACTGCAACTTATTGGTTATTGATGATGATGAAGATGTGCTTACGGCCATGAGCATGTTGTTCAAATCCCAGGTAAAAGAGGTTGTTACAGAAAAAAATCCCAATAAACTCATCTCCATTCTCAAGAGTAAAAAGTTTGACCTGATTATCCTGGATATGAATTTCAACCGGATGATCAATACGGGTAATGAAGGAATCTATTGGTTAAATACAATCAAGGGAATTGACGCTGAAGTGGATGTCGTTCTTATTACCGCCTATGGAGATATGGATCTTGCCATTAAATCCCTGAAAGAAGGAGCTTCTGATTTTTTTGTCAAACCCTGGGAAAATGAAAAGCTGGTAGATTCGATCAAGGAGATACTGTCCAAAAAGAAATCTGATAAAAAAGAAAAATGGAAACCACAGGCAAATCAGGTTCAATTGCTGGGGGAAAGTGATTTGATGAAGGATGTCTTTTTCAAGCTGAGAAAAATTGCGCCTACTGATGCCAACATCCTTATCCTTGGAGAAAATGGTACCGGGAAAGACCTGATCGCGCGAGCCTTGCATGAGAATTCTTTGCGCAAAGATCAGCCATTCGTAAAAGTTGATGTGGGCGCTCTAACGCCCAGCTTATTTGAAAGTGAATTATTTGGGCATAAAAAAGGAGCATTTACCGATGCAAGAGAGGACAGAAAAGGGAGATTTGAAGCAGCAAATTCCGGGACGCTCTTTCTTGATGAGATTGGGAATATCAGTCTACAACAACAAGCCAAATTGCTTTCAGTTCTACAAAATCGCGAGATCATTCCTTTAGGCTCCAATACTCCTATCCCCGTAGATATCCGCTTGATCTGTGCCACCAATGTAGGCATGGAATTTCTGTCAAGAGAAGAGAACTTTCGCAAAGACCTTTACTATCGAATCAATACCGTAGATATTCTTATCCCTCCCCTCAGAGAAAGGGGGAAAGACATTCTCTTACTTGCTCGTCATTTCATCGAAGTTTATACAGAGAAATACCTTAAACCGAGTCTCAACCTGGAAGAAAGCTTTATAAAGAAACTCAAATCATATCACTTTCCGGGTAATGTGCGGGAACTTCAATATGTATTAGAGCGAGCAGTCATTATGGTTGAAGGCGATAGTTTGACAGACTCAGATCTGGTTTTCTCACCCATAGAAAGTCCCAAATCCTCTACAGAAAGTGATGAGTTAAATCTGGATGCTGTAGAAAGAAATACGATCCTCAAAGTGATCGAAAAGAATAATGGGAATATTTCCAAATCCGCCAAAGAATTGGGAATAACCCGAACCGCGCTGTACCGCAGATTGAATAAACATGGCCTATAG